The following are encoded together in the Flavobacterium sp. TR2 genome:
- a CDS encoding nitroreductase family protein — translation MALIDALKWRYATKKMNGQAVPQEKVDYILEAAKLAPSSSGLQPYKVFVITNKELKEKLKAVSFDQSQVTDASHVLVWAAWDGYSLEKISAVFDRTIAERGIPADAMDEYKQRLWGMYEPLGQEWHANHAAKQAYISFGVAIAAAAEQQVDATPMEGFIPAEVDKLLGLNELGLKSVLVLPLGYRDDANDWLVNLKKVRTPQEEFITEIK, via the coding sequence ATGGCCTTAATAGATGCACTAAAGTGGCGCTACGCTACAAAAAAAATGAACGGACAAGCTGTTCCGCAAGAAAAAGTAGATTATATTCTTGAAGCTGCAAAACTAGCTCCGTCTTCTTCTGGTTTACAGCCTTACAAGGTTTTTGTAATTACCAACAAAGAATTGAAAGAAAAACTTAAAGCTGTAAGTTTTGATCAAAGTCAGGTTACTGATGCTTCACACGTTCTGGTTTGGGCTGCTTGGGATGGCTACAGCTTAGAAAAAATTTCTGCCGTATTTGACAGAACAATTGCAGAAAGAGGAATTCCTGCTGATGCAATGGACGAATACAAACAAAGACTTTGGGGTATGTATGAGCCTCTTGGACAAGAATGGCACGCTAACCACGCTGCAAAACAAGCTTATATTTCGTTTGGTGTAGCAATCGCTGCAGCTGCAGAACAGCAAGTAGACGCAACGCCAATGGAAGGTTTTATTCCTGCTGAAGTAGATAAACTTTTAGGTTTGAACGAACTTGGACTAAAAAGCGTTTTGGTTTTGCCTCTAGGTTATAGAGACGATGCAAATGACTGGCTGGTAAATCTTAAAAAAGTGAGAACTCCACAAGAGGAATTTATAACAGAAATCAAGTAA
- a CDS encoding winged helix-turn-helix transcriptional regulator, producing the protein MIKEQVHDKKSCNQHIMAVHDAMYILNGRWKISIIASLCFNTLRFTDLLREVEGISGKMLSRELKNLEENQLVTRTVLNTQPITVEYELTEYGHSLKEVIDSLAKWGHNHRKKITGKD; encoded by the coding sequence ATGATAAAAGAACAAGTACACGATAAAAAATCTTGCAACCAGCATATTATGGCAGTGCACGACGCCATGTATATTTTGAACGGAAGATGGAAAATTTCTATAATTGCGTCTCTTTGTTTCAACACGTTGAGATTTACCGATTTGCTTAGGGAAGTCGAAGGAATCTCGGGAAAAATGCTAAGCAGAGAACTCAAAAATCTCGAAGAAAACCAATTGGTAACCCGTACCGTACTAAACACACAGCCCATAACGGTTGAATATGAATTGACCGAATATGGACATTCCTTAAAAGAAGTGATAGATTCTTTGGCAAAATGGGGGCACAACCATAGAAAAAAAATTACAGGTAAAGATTAG
- a CDS encoding MarR family winged helix-turn-helix transcriptional regulator: MNSIDEIGILAISTRLQRLSEQLRKDGAQIYTYFNIDFEPKWFPVIYTLHVKEMLSVVEIANEIGYSHPSTISLLKELEKEKMISSKKDKQDERKRLIILTPKGQELVTKMQPVWEIMRKTLHEITNTQNNLLKAIEEAEQNLTKQGLFQRAIELKSAD; encoded by the coding sequence ATGAATAGTATTGACGAAATCGGCATATTGGCCATATCTACCCGTTTGCAGCGCCTGAGCGAGCAATTGCGAAAAGATGGCGCACAAATTTACACTTATTTTAATATTGATTTTGAACCGAAATGGTTTCCGGTCATTTACACCCTGCACGTCAAAGAGATGCTGAGTGTGGTTGAAATTGCCAACGAAATTGGCTACAGCCATCCTTCAACCATTAGTTTATTAAAGGAGCTAGAGAAGGAAAAAATGATTAGTTCTAAGAAAGACAAGCAGGACGAACGCAAGAGGTTAATTATCTTAACGCCAAAAGGCCAAGAACTAGTTACTAAAATGCAGCCCGTTTGGGAGATTATGAGGAAAACTCTACACGAAATCACCAATACTCAGAACAACCTGCTTAAAGCGATTGAAGAAGCAGAACAAAATCTGACTAAACAAGGTCTTTTTCAGAGAGCTATAGAGCTAAAAAGCGCTGACTAA
- a CDS encoding GNAT family N-acetyltransferase, giving the protein MNIQTIQNEYENEIVDLILNIQQKEFNVPITLEDQPDLLDIQNFYFKSGGTFLGAFIDGKLVGTIALVKFNPEAAAIRKMFVKKEFRGKEFQIAQQLLERLVAYSKENGIKNLYLGTVSLLQAALRFYEKNDFIRIQKEALPADFPLMKPDNVFCHLKLNP; this is encoded by the coding sequence ATGAACATTCAAACTATACAAAATGAGTACGAAAATGAAATCGTCGATTTGATTTTAAACATTCAGCAAAAAGAATTTAATGTGCCGATCACTCTAGAAGATCAGCCAGATTTATTGGATATCCAAAACTTTTATTTTAAATCGGGCGGTACTTTTTTAGGTGCTTTTATTGATGGAAAACTGGTTGGAACTATTGCTTTGGTAAAATTTAATCCAGAAGCTGCTGCCATCAGAAAAATGTTTGTCAAGAAAGAATTTAGAGGAAAAGAATTTCAAATTGCCCAGCAATTATTGGAGCGATTAGTTGCATATAGCAAAGAAAACGGAATTAAAAACCTATATTTAGGAACGGTTTCTTTATTGCAGGCTGCTTTGCGCTTTTATGAAAAGAATGATTTTATCAGAATACAAAAAGAAGCGCTTCCTGCTGACTTTCCGTTAATGAAACCTGACAATGTTTTTTGCCATTTAAAACTAAATCCATAG